One segment of Deltaproteobacteria bacterium DNA contains the following:
- a CDS encoding gamma-glutamyltransferase family protein, with the protein MAYRPTLMGVRGMIATEHYLSAEAGMRILRAGGNAFDAACAATLAEGVLNPHMHTFGGEISALLYSAREKKVFSLNGDTVAPQAATIDWFRQHDIKLIPFNGVLAAGPCAAPDGLLTTLERFGSCSFSQVVEPALELAEGGFPLHQALRGPAPAYLLSDFSIAGNANHFRKSWPSSAKVYLPGGRLPEVGEVFRNPDLGRTFRRLIDAEQKVQGHGRAHGFAAARAAFYTGEIAQTIAAHAKAYGGLLTAEDLAAFRVQIEEPVSLDYRGYDVYKCGPWSQGPVFLQQLALLEGYDLPAMGHNSPDYIHTITEAAKLAFADREQYYGDPRFVDVPMAGLLSKDYAAKRRSLIDPRRASLEQRPGNPRTGQALLTGEDIFAARNWGSGTVYVTVVDKDRNMASFTPSGAWIPSSPVIDGLGFPLGTRVQTFYLDSRHPNALVPGKRPRTTLTPTLVLRNGAPCMVFGTPGGDQQDQWTLQFFLNFVNFGMEVQDAIEAPRFSSAHFPSSFYPHNAVPGLLRMEGRLPVEVRQELAARGHKLEVEEDWSEGDVLGICVDLEKGILRGGADPRGEQSRRMPSYAMAW; encoded by the coding sequence ATGGCATATCGTCCCACGCTCATGGGCGTTCGAGGCATGATTGCAACCGAACATTATCTTTCCGCCGAAGCAGGGATGCGCATCTTACGTGCGGGCGGCAACGCGTTCGATGCGGCTTGCGCCGCCACCCTCGCTGAAGGGGTGCTGAACCCCCACATGCATACGTTCGGTGGAGAAATTTCCGCCTTGCTGTACAGCGCTAGGGAAAAGAAGGTCTTTTCTTTGAACGGCGATACGGTCGCGCCGCAGGCAGCAACCATCGACTGGTTCCGCCAGCACGATATTAAGCTTATTCCCTTCAATGGCGTACTCGCGGCGGGACCCTGTGCTGCGCCCGATGGGTTGCTCACGACGCTAGAGCGGTTTGGCTCGTGTAGTTTCTCTCAAGTTGTCGAACCGGCCTTGGAGCTTGCGGAAGGCGGCTTTCCTCTGCACCAGGCATTGCGTGGTCCGGCACCGGCTTACTTGCTGTCGGACTTTTCCATCGCTGGAAATGCCAATCATTTTCGCAAATCTTGGCCGTCATCGGCAAAAGTCTATCTCCCCGGCGGGCGTTTACCCGAGGTTGGCGAGGTGTTTCGCAATCCCGACCTGGGACGCACGTTCCGCCGTCTGATCGATGCAGAGCAGAAAGTGCAAGGCCACGGACGAGCCCACGGGTTCGCTGCCGCTCGTGCAGCGTTCTACACCGGCGAAATCGCCCAGACTATTGCAGCACATGCCAAAGCCTATGGCGGGCTGCTCACCGCTGAAGACTTGGCAGCGTTCCGTGTCCAAATCGAAGAGCCAGTCTCGCTCGATTATCGGGGGTACGACGTCTATAAATGCGGGCCGTGGAGCCAAGGTCCGGTTTTCCTCCAACAGCTTGCCCTGCTCGAAGGCTACGATCTCCCAGCCATGGGGCACAACAGTCCAGATTACATCCACACAATCACGGAAGCCGCCAAGTTAGCGTTTGCTGATCGGGAGCAGTATTACGGCGATCCGCGTTTCGTTGACGTACCCATGGCAGGGCTTTTGTCGAAGGACTATGCCGCCAAGCGGCGATCATTAATCGACCCGCGTCGCGCCTCGCTAGAACAACGCCCCGGCAACCCGCGTACTGGCCAAGCCCTGCTCACCGGAGAAGACATCTTCGCCGCGCGCAACTGGGGGTCGGGCACGGTCTATGTGACGGTTGTCGATAAGGACCGCAACATGGCGTCGTTTACCCCGAGCGGGGCCTGGATTCCTTCTTCTCCGGTGATCGACGGCCTCGGTTTTCCGCTGGGGACACGGGTGCAAACCTTCTACCTGGACTCCCGGCATCCGAACGCCCTCGTTCCCGGCAAACGTCCGCGTACGACGCTGACCCCGACGTTGGTGCTGCGCAATGGCGCGCCATGCATGGTTTTTGGTACACCAGGAGGCGACCAGCAAGACCAATGGACGCTGCAATTTTTCCTCAATTTCGTCAATTTCGGCATGGAAGTGCAAGACGCTATCGAGGCCCCGCGTTTCTCTTCCGCCCACTTTCCGTCAAGCTTCTACCCGCACAACGCCGTTCCCGGTCTCCTTCGAATGGAGGGTCGGCTGCCCGTAGAGGTGCGTCAGGAACTCGCGGCACGCGGCCATAAGTTGGAGGTCGAAGAAGATTGGAGCGAGGGCGATGTTTTGGGGATTTGTGTCGATCTAGAGAAAGGCATACTCCGCGGGGGTGCCGACCCGCGCGGAGAGCAAAGCAGGCGTATGCCCTCTTATGCCATGGCCTGGTAA
- a CDS encoding HAMP domain-containing protein, which yields MNLRTRLTLWYTALLSGMLLLLGAAALTLLDRGLRDNVDASLKSVASSIAESVRNTARPSSNLDEALESLFGPVLAERFYRLLDPFGRPDPRLVPRNRTQFPLTPEALHNAEQGQDTYQTLQLPGVSHTPVRLLTMPVIERARIIHFVQVAMPLDSVENARSGFLLILLSLAPVALGGAGIGGWFLARHALAPVDAMVETARKISAEDLSQRLNAPERQDELGRLAEVLNAMLARLEQSFTAVRHFSADAAHELRTPLTILKGELEVASRTPQNAQEYQRVLTSCLEEVDRLSALVEDLLFLARSDSGNVSLPQTTVNLTDLLGDVFPALAALAEDAGVACTITPAPSLWVRGNESLLFRLVFNLGENAVKYTSAGGAVTLALKRSDDTAVLEVLDTGPGITPEEQERIFDRFYRGDRARSRGGTGLGLTLTHSIVLVHGGQIAVDSILGKGSCFRVTLPLTEGPFQSTLSS from the coding sequence ATGAACTTACGGACGCGGCTCACGCTTTGGTATACGGCCTTGCTGTCTGGCATGCTGTTGCTGCTGGGAGCGGCAGCGCTGACGTTACTCGACCGAGGATTGCGCGACAACGTCGATGCGTCTCTCAAGTCCGTTGCTAGTTCTATCGCCGAGTCCGTCCGTAACACCGCCCGCCCGAGTTCTAATCTCGACGAAGCTCTCGAATCCTTGTTCGGCCCGGTGCTCGCCGAGCGCTTTTACCGGCTGCTCGATCCTTTTGGGCGTCCAGACCCGCGGCTTGTTCCGCGCAATCGTACGCAGTTTCCCTTGACGCCGGAAGCACTTCACAACGCGGAACAAGGACAAGACACCTATCAAACCCTTCAGCTTCCTGGTGTGTCCCACACCCCGGTTCGTCTCCTCACCATGCCGGTGATCGAAAGAGCACGGATCATTCATTTCGTACAAGTCGCCATGCCGTTGGACAGCGTGGAGAATGCGAGGTCCGGATTTCTGTTGATCCTCCTGAGCCTAGCTCCTGTTGCCCTTGGTGGTGCCGGGATTGGCGGCTGGTTCCTTGCCCGGCACGCGCTGGCACCTGTCGATGCGATGGTGGAAACGGCGCGGAAAATTAGCGCGGAAGACCTGTCTCAACGCCTCAATGCACCGGAAAGACAGGATGAGCTTGGCCGCCTCGCCGAGGTACTCAACGCCATGCTCGCCCGCCTTGAGCAATCTTTTACCGCCGTGCGGCATTTCAGCGCCGACGCCGCACATGAGTTACGGACGCCGCTGACCATTCTCAAGGGTGAACTCGAAGTGGCGAGTCGTACCCCTCAAAATGCACAAGAATATCAACGCGTGCTCACGAGCTGCTTGGAAGAGGTCGATCGCCTGAGCGCGTTGGTAGAAGATCTGCTGTTTTTGGCTCGTTCCGATAGCGGAAATGTCAGCCTACCTCAGACTACGGTTAACTTGACCGACCTGCTGGGCGACGTGTTTCCGGCGTTAGCCGCGCTGGCGGAAGACGCCGGCGTGGCCTGCACGATCACACCGGCTCCAAGTTTGTGGGTGCGCGGAAACGAATCGCTACTCTTTCGCCTCGTGTTCAATCTGGGCGAGAACGCCGTGAAATACACGTCCGCTGGCGGTGCCGTCACCCTGGCATTGAAGCGCAGTGACGACACAGCGGTACTTGAGGTGCTAGATACCGGCCCGGGCATCACCCCAGAAGAACAGGAGCGGATCTTTGACCGTTTCTATCGCGGCGACCGGGCGCGGAGTCGCGGAGGCACCGGCCTCGGGCTCACGCTCACGCACTCCATCGTTCTTGTCCATGGTGGGCAGATCGCTGTGGACAGTATCTTGGGCAAGGGGAGCTGTTTTCGCGTAACCTTACCTTTGACCGAAGGGCCTTTCCAATCCACCCTGTCGAGCTGA
- the yidD gene encoding membrane protein insertion efficiency factor YidD: MLSRVGVCLCKSTLFLYRVLLSPLLGPTCRFYPSCSAYALAVIEKYGVLTGIGLTIKRLAKCHPFHSGGFDPVP; the protein is encoded by the coding sequence ATCCTCTCCCGCGTGGGTGTTTGCCTGTGCAAAAGCACGCTGTTCCTGTATCGTGTTCTGCTCTCGCCGTTGCTTGGTCCCACGTGCCGCTTTTATCCGAGTTGTTCTGCCTATGCGTTAGCGGTGATCGAGAAATACGGAGTCTTGACCGGAATCGGGCTGACCATCAAACGGTTAGCCAAATGTCACCCCTTCCATTCCGGCGGCTTCGATCCCGTGCCGTAA
- a CDS encoding DUF1329 domain-containing protein → MKQSRMSRLGIAAFAAASLAMFVPSASAELKPGDKLDKSNCNEAKDLLPEHVSEKFCSGQYTAEIIEVKDDAFQYSKKFKAGSEANAGKYYVTDDGYMYETATKTWPHFWYGFPFPDVDAKDPKVANKVMYNHQVARFQVDDVYWFLAVKWATPSGFDRSVEFGAYATWYIGRHSGQQENPDDTYLKDIIFGVAPYDVVGVSTLEWWHTDPAQWQSIWAFVPTIRRVRRLTASNSSEGMFGSIIARDDVYGWGGKIQYMKWSLVGIKEMLVPIAPSGIEKAMVAGEQAPKKLPTDAAQIKAKGEVPVGQVARITWSPEERVQVGYETEGWQGAAWAPTKLKLAKRKCWVIEAAPKDPYYAYGRRVVYIDTSAYWAYWATLYDRAGEYWKTILWLDKMAYTPGRDMTTRHPFWGLGEDVRQNRASFFDVQSKGYYTEYQLGLPDSTYTTGNLSAMGK, encoded by the coding sequence ATGAAACAATCTCGTATGAGTCGCTTAGGGATCGCGGCATTCGCCGCCGCCAGCCTAGCGATGTTCGTTCCTTCGGCGTCGGCTGAATTAAAGCCGGGCGATAAGCTCGATAAATCCAACTGTAACGAAGCCAAAGATCTGCTGCCAGAGCACGTCAGCGAAAAATTTTGCAGTGGGCAGTACACTGCGGAAATTATCGAAGTGAAGGACGATGCGTTTCAGTACAGCAAGAAGTTCAAAGCTGGCTCCGAAGCCAATGCCGGCAAGTACTATGTGACCGATGACGGGTACATGTACGAAACCGCCACCAAAACTTGGCCGCACTTCTGGTACGGCTTCCCCTTCCCGGATGTTGACGCTAAAGATCCGAAGGTCGCAAATAAAGTGATGTACAATCACCAGGTTGCGCGGTTCCAGGTCGATGACGTGTACTGGTTCCTAGCCGTCAAATGGGCAACGCCGAGTGGGTTCGACCGCTCAGTGGAGTTCGGTGCTTATGCGACGTGGTACATCGGGCGCCATTCCGGTCAGCAAGAGAATCCGGATGACACCTACCTGAAAGACATCATCTTCGGCGTGGCCCCGTACGACGTGGTAGGGGTATCGACGCTGGAATGGTGGCATACCGATCCGGCACAGTGGCAGTCGATTTGGGCGTTCGTGCCGACGATTCGCCGCGTACGGCGCTTGACGGCGTCGAACAGCTCGGAAGGCATGTTCGGCTCGATCATCGCCCGGGACGATGTGTACGGTTGGGGTGGGAAGATTCAGTATATGAAATGGTCCCTGGTTGGTATAAAAGAGATGTTGGTGCCGATCGCTCCCAGCGGTATTGAGAAAGCGATGGTGGCGGGTGAGCAAGCGCCAAAGAAGCTCCCAACAGACGCCGCGCAGATTAAAGCGAAAGGGGAAGTCCCGGTCGGACAGGTCGCCCGCATTACCTGGTCGCCGGAAGAGCGCGTGCAAGTTGGCTACGAAACCGAAGGCTGGCAAGGAGCCGCCTGGGCACCGACCAAATTGAAGCTGGCCAAGCGGAAATGCTGGGTCATCGAAGCCGCTCCGAAAGATCCCTACTATGCGTATGGCCGCCGCGTCGTGTACATCGACACATCCGCGTACTGGGCCTATTGGGCGACCTTGTACGATCGCGCCGGTGAGTATTGGAAGACCATCTTGTGGCTCGATAAGATGGCCTACACCCCAGGCCGCGATATGACCACACGCCATCCCTTCTGGGGTCTCGGCGAAGATGTGCGTCAGAACCGCGCCAGCTTCTTCGATGTCCAATCGAAAGGCTACTACACCGAGTATCAGCTCGGCCTTCCCGATTCGACCTATACCACAGGCAACCTGTCGGCGATGGGCAAGTAA
- the yidC gene encoding membrane protein insertase YidC produces the protein MDKKSLLAIALSIFILVVYQEFISYFYPPRPAPSSPLQPSTPPPASVPSTPPAAEKSVQTAPAAGTAATETATALASAPARELTIENDVYSAVLTSLGGRLKSLRLKHYPGDTGKDSTPREMIKTSSNGEYPLGFRLEGKETVLSDEAVRYETESENVQIHGEAQATVEFTGKLTNGSLVTKTFTFNGTTHGIALTVKVADAPETVRFASLAWTHAIDLHGSSSSQLAGPVALIDRKFVHETTTDLKKEEKDLGPGRIRWGGYADTYFLAAMIPPESETNHFWLSASEGNATTKLSVPWNREPVAYTLYVGPKDFAALNAVNTILDRAIDFGWSHFISRPLVHMLRFSHSLTGNYGIDIIILTFLVKLVFFPLSNKSFKSMAQMREVQPLMERLREQYKDDRERLNKEMMELYRRYKVNPLGGCLPMLVQMPVFFGLYQALSSAIELRQAPFFGWIQDLSLPDRLGSLDLWFIAPPGIPVLTLLMGATMLIQQTMTPAQGDPMQQKMMMLMPVIFTVMFVNFPSGLVLYWLVNNVLSIAQQYAYQKGLI, from the coding sequence ATGGACAAAAAAAGCCTTTTGGCGATCGCTCTTTCCATCTTTATTCTGGTGGTCTACCAGGAATTCATCTCTTACTTTTATCCGCCACGGCCTGCACCCTCTTCGCCATTGCAGCCTTCGACCCCGCCCCCGGCATCCGTGCCTAGCACTCCTCCTGCTGCGGAAAAGAGCGTACAAACCGCGCCAGCCGCCGGCACAGCTGCTACAGAGACTGCGACTGCTCTCGCCTCGGCTCCCGCGCGTGAACTTACCATAGAAAATGACGTGTACTCAGCCGTGCTGACTTCTCTCGGGGGCCGCCTCAAGAGCTTGCGCCTCAAGCATTACCCAGGGGATACCGGTAAAGACAGCACGCCGAGGGAAATGATTAAGACCAGTAGCAATGGCGAATACCCGCTTGGCTTTCGACTCGAAGGCAAAGAGACGGTACTCAGCGATGAAGCTGTCCGCTATGAGACGGAGAGCGAAAATGTGCAGATTCACGGCGAAGCGCAGGCAACGGTCGAATTTACTGGCAAATTAACGAATGGCTCGCTGGTAACGAAGACATTTACCTTCAATGGAACGACGCATGGCATCGCGCTGACGGTCAAGGTGGCCGATGCCCCGGAGACCGTCCGTTTTGCGTCCCTGGCCTGGACGCACGCTATCGATCTTCACGGGAGTTCCTCGTCCCAACTCGCCGGACCTGTGGCGCTTATCGATCGGAAGTTTGTCCACGAGACGACGACCGATCTGAAAAAAGAGGAGAAAGATCTCGGGCCGGGTCGCATTCGTTGGGGCGGATATGCGGATACGTATTTCCTGGCGGCCATGATTCCCCCCGAGTCTGAAACCAATCACTTCTGGCTCAGCGCTTCCGAAGGCAATGCCACGACCAAGCTCTCCGTACCGTGGAATCGCGAGCCGGTGGCCTACACGCTTTATGTGGGACCGAAAGACTTTGCCGCGCTGAACGCAGTCAACACCATCCTCGATCGCGCCATCGATTTTGGCTGGTCGCACTTCATCTCTCGCCCACTCGTGCACATGTTGCGGTTTTCGCACTCGCTGACCGGGAATTATGGAATCGACATCATTATCCTCACTTTCCTGGTGAAGCTGGTATTTTTTCCGCTCTCTAATAAGAGCTTCAAATCCATGGCTCAGATGCGTGAAGTCCAACCGTTGATGGAGCGGCTGCGCGAACAATACAAGGACGACCGGGAACGGCTCAATAAGGAAATGATGGAGCTGTACCGGCGCTACAAGGTCAACCCGCTCGGTGGCTGTCTGCCTATGTTGGTGCAAATGCCGGTGTTCTTCGGCTTGTATCAAGCCCTGAGTAGCGCCATCGAACTTCGCCAAGCGCCATTCTTTGGGTGGATTCAGGATCTGTCTCTGCCGGATCGCCTGGGCTCTCTCGATCTCTGGTTCATTGCGCCCCCGGGTATCCCTGTACTCACCTTGTTGATGGGGGCTACAATGCTGATTCAACAAACGATGACCCCTGCGCAAGGCGACCCGATGCAACAGAAAATGATGATGCTGATGCCGGTCATTTTTACCGTCATGTTCGTCAACTTTCCCTCGGGCCTCGTGCTCTATTGGCTGGTCAACAACGTGTTAAGCATTGCGCAACAATACGCGTACCAAAAGGGATTGATATAA
- a CDS encoding response regulator transcription factor produces MRVLVIEDETKVASFIQRGLEAEHYSVDVVHDGEHGLTQLFDGEYDLVILDVMLPKRDGFSVLREARKQKVRTPVLLLTARDTLADKVAGLDLGADDYLTKPFAFEELLARVRALLRRGAPTQSTTLALADLSLDPATRQVTRAGKKIDLTAKEFALLEFFLRNPGRVLSRALIAQHVWGIDFDTFTNVIDVYVKYLRKKIDADFALKLIHTVRGAGYVLKESEP; encoded by the coding sequence ATGCGAGTTTTAGTGATCGAAGACGAGACTAAGGTGGCCAGCTTCATCCAACGCGGGTTGGAAGCCGAGCATTATAGCGTTGACGTCGTTCATGACGGCGAACATGGGCTTACGCAATTGTTCGACGGCGAATACGATCTCGTCATTCTCGACGTGATGCTGCCGAAACGAGATGGCTTTTCCGTGCTGCGTGAGGCGCGCAAGCAGAAGGTGCGAACGCCGGTCTTACTGTTGACTGCCCGAGACACGCTGGCGGATAAGGTTGCCGGTTTGGATCTCGGGGCCGACGACTATTTAACCAAACCCTTCGCCTTTGAAGAGTTGCTCGCGCGGGTACGGGCGCTCTTACGCCGCGGAGCGCCGACGCAATCCACGACGCTGGCCCTGGCGGACCTGAGCCTCGACCCGGCAACACGCCAAGTCACGCGCGCCGGGAAGAAGATCGACCTGACCGCGAAAGAGTTCGCCCTGCTAGAATTTTTCCTGCGGAATCCTGGTCGTGTCCTCAGCCGCGCGCTCATCGCGCAGCACGTGTGGGGGATCGATTTCGATACCTTCACTAATGTCATCGACGTGTACGTTAAATATCTCCGCAAGAAGATCGATGCCGACTTTGCACTAAAACTCATCCACACCGTGCGTGGTGCGGGCTATGTCTTGAAGGAATCGGAGCCCTGA
- a CDS encoding APC family permease, whose translation MKESSSPATSDPSSIDDQPPPSTVGRRQTLALPNRWERLRTFFVGKAKDPLAPDVFHRISLAAFLAWVGLGADGLSSSCYGPEEAFLALGSHTFLSFLLAGLMIVTVFVISASYSQIIEVFPTGGGGYLVATKLLGRYPGLVCGGALLVDYVLTIAISIASGADAVFNLLPLEYHRFKLLSAALAIGVLIVLNLRGVRESVVILLPIFLTFLATHVLVILYGIATHLDSAPAILAESLHESQSSLHELGYLGMGLILLRAYSLGGGTYTGIEAVSNGLQILREPRVETGKRTMSYMAISLAFTASGLLLSYLLLQVEHRQGMTLNGVLTWTLVQNWQLGTAPLGSIFFFTAMVSAGAILFVAAQTGFLGGPQVLANMALDSWVPRRFYQLSERLVAQDGILLMGGAALVLLLYTHGDVHLLVVLYSINVFLTFTLSQLGMCRHWWEVRQQEPTWLRRLTINGGGLVLTSFILVATVALKFGAGGWVTLVLTSGVIGLCLYINRHYRTAEKSLQRLDEILLDIPLPDGQPPVPACAPNAPTAVFFVNGYNGLGLHAVLGVPRLFGAHFKNFVFVGVGVIDSSRFKGREEIDHLRQETEANLEKYVQFVKKQGYYAESCCSFGIDAIDELERLAHEVARRFPRSVFFAGKLVFQQEQFWHKVLHNQAAFTLQRRLQFAGLQMVVLPVRAT comes from the coding sequence ATGAAAGAATCATCAAGTCCTGCCACTAGTGACCCATCCTCAATAGATGACCAACCTCCGCCATCGACTGTGGGGAGGAGGCAGACCCTTGCTCTTCCGAATCGATGGGAGCGGCTGCGTACGTTCTTCGTCGGCAAAGCGAAAGACCCGCTGGCACCGGATGTGTTTCATCGCATTTCCCTGGCGGCGTTTCTGGCCTGGGTAGGACTTGGAGCCGATGGTCTTTCTTCTTCCTGCTATGGCCCGGAGGAAGCCTTCCTGGCCCTGGGGTCTCATACGTTCCTCTCTTTCCTTCTTGCCGGACTAATGATTGTCACGGTCTTTGTCATTTCGGCCAGTTACTCGCAAATTATCGAAGTATTTCCGACCGGCGGTGGTGGATATCTCGTTGCGACCAAGCTCTTAGGCCGTTACCCCGGGTTAGTCTGCGGAGGGGCGCTGCTGGTCGATTACGTGCTCACGATCGCTATCTCCATCGCGAGCGGTGCGGACGCGGTTTTTAATCTGCTGCCCCTCGAATATCACCGCTTCAAGCTGCTCTCGGCGGCGCTGGCGATCGGCGTGTTGATCGTCTTGAACCTGCGTGGCGTGCGCGAATCGGTGGTGATCTTACTCCCGATTTTTTTGACGTTTCTGGCGACGCATGTCCTCGTCATTCTCTATGGGATTGCGACGCACTTGGACTCGGCCCCAGCGATCTTGGCGGAGTCGCTCCACGAATCGCAATCGAGCCTGCATGAGCTTGGCTACCTGGGCATGGGGCTGATCCTGCTGCGTGCCTACAGCCTCGGTGGCGGGACCTATACCGGCATCGAAGCCGTCAGCAATGGATTACAGATCCTGCGCGAGCCACGGGTGGAAACCGGTAAACGAACCATGAGCTATATGGCCATCTCGCTCGCCTTTACCGCGAGTGGCCTGCTGTTATCGTATTTATTGCTCCAGGTCGAGCATCGACAAGGCATGACGCTGAATGGGGTACTGACGTGGACGTTGGTGCAAAACTGGCAGCTCGGTACTGCGCCCCTCGGGTCCATCTTTTTCTTCACTGCCATGGTGTCGGCCGGGGCGATTCTCTTCGTTGCGGCGCAAACGGGATTTCTCGGAGGGCCGCAGGTGCTCGCCAATATGGCGCTGGACTCTTGGGTGCCGCGTCGCTTTTACCAACTCAGCGAGCGGCTTGTCGCCCAGGATGGCATTCTCCTCATGGGGGGGGCCGCGTTAGTGTTGCTGCTGTATACCCACGGCGACGTGCACTTGTTAGTGGTGCTCTATAGCATCAATGTCTTCCTGACATTTACGCTCTCGCAGCTTGGCATGTGTCGCCATTGGTGGGAAGTCCGCCAGCAGGAGCCGACGTGGCTGCGGCGCCTGACGATCAATGGCGGCGGTTTGGTGTTGACCTCGTTCATTCTTGTTGCGACGGTTGCCCTCAAGTTTGGCGCTGGCGGGTGGGTCACTCTCGTACTGACCTCCGGGGTGATTGGATTATGCCTGTACATTAATCGTCACTATCGCACGGCGGAAAAAAGCTTGCAGCGACTCGACGAGATTTTGCTCGATATTCCCTTGCCTGACGGACAGCCTCCTGTCCCCGCTTGTGCCCCCAATGCCCCGACCGCCGTTTTTTTCGTCAATGGCTACAACGGCCTTGGCCTGCATGCTGTGCTTGGGGTCCCGCGCCTGTTTGGCGCCCATTTCAAAAATTTCGTTTTTGTCGGCGTCGGGGTGATCGACTCCAGTCGCTTCAAAGGACGCGAAGAAATCGATCATTTACGGCAGGAGACCGAGGCGAACCTGGAAAAGTATGTGCAGTTCGTGAAGAAGCAAGGGTATTATGCCGAATCCTGCTGCTCCTTCGGCATCGACGCCATCGACGAACTCGAACGTCTCGCGCATGAAGTCGCGCGCCGCTTTCCCCGCTCCGTGTTCTTTGCCGGGAAGTTAGTATTTCAACAAGAGCAGTTTTGGCACAAAGTCTTGCATAACCAAGCCGCGTTTACCCTCCAACGGCGGTTGCAATTTGCTGGCTTGCAAATGGTCGTGCTCCCCGTTCGCGCTACGTAA
- a CDS encoding Jag N-terminal domain-containing protein, with amino-acid sequence MNSVETEGRTIDEAVAAALAQLQVERDRVEIETVTQPTKGFLGIGGKKARVRVTLRVPVAQPVEAPSPAGRRREASRTPAPRTPAPRAPVPVSVPAEPLETLPLHPEQGEKANEILQEILRHMGAQASVVLDQQANEAVLTLTGKDSATLIGRNGHILDALEYLLNRIVTRSEESDAHLTLDAEGYRERLRRNLENLALRLGERAKRRKRPVALSPLSPRDRRVIHLALEGDPLISTQSVGRGYFRRLYIVPEEGPRRERSRGGPRMLSGDA; translated from the coding sequence ATGAATTCTGTCGAAACCGAAGGCAGGACGATCGATGAGGCCGTTGCTGCCGCACTCGCACAGCTCCAAGTGGAACGAGACCGAGTCGAAATCGAGACTGTAACTCAACCCACGAAAGGCTTTCTTGGCATTGGCGGGAAAAAAGCCCGTGTGCGCGTCACGCTCCGCGTGCCCGTAGCGCAGCCGGTGGAAGCGCCTAGTCCGGCTGGGCGCCGGAGAGAGGCATCGCGTACTCCTGCGCCGCGTACTCCCGCGCCGCGCGCTCCCGTGCCTGTCAGCGTGCCGGCTGAGCCCCTTGAAACGTTGCCGCTCCACCCAGAACAAGGAGAGAAGGCGAACGAGATTTTGCAAGAAATCTTGCGCCACATGGGCGCGCAGGCTTCCGTCGTGCTCGATCAGCAGGCGAACGAAGCTGTGCTGACATTGACGGGGAAAGACAGTGCCACCTTGATCGGTCGCAACGGCCACATCTTGGATGCCCTGGAGTATCTGCTCAACCGCATTGTCACCCGGAGCGAGGAGTCCGACGCCCATCTGACCTTGGATGCCGAAGGCTACCGCGAACGCCTCCGTCGGAACCTGGAAAACCTCGCGCTCCGACTCGGGGAACGGGCGAAACGACGCAAACGACCAGTGGCACTGAGTCCGCTGAGCCCGCGTGATCGACGCGTGATTCACCTTGCTTTGGAAGGAGATCCGCTCATCTCGACGCAGAGCGTGGGACGCGGCTATTTCCGTCGGCTGTATATCGTTCCAGAAGAAGGGCCGCGCAGAGAGCGGAGCCGTGGCGGCCCGCGCATGCTCTCTGGAGATGCGTAG